From one Streptomyces mobaraensis genomic stretch:
- a CDS encoding SRPBCC family protein — translation MAEHTSSSITIEASPAEVMAVIADFDRYPAWTGEVKQAEVLERDEKGRAAKVRLVLDAGAIKDDHTLAYSWPDENTVSWSLVKSAMLRQLDGSYSLKPVAGGRHTEATYMLTVDVKIPMLGMIKRKAEKVIIDRALAGLKQRVETVAAS, via the coding sequence ATGGCGGAACACACCAGCTCGAGCATCACGATCGAGGCGAGCCCCGCCGAGGTCATGGCGGTGATCGCCGACTTCGACCGCTACCCGGCGTGGACGGGCGAGGTGAAGCAGGCCGAGGTGCTGGAGCGGGACGAGAAGGGCCGCGCCGCCAAGGTGCGCCTGGTGCTCGACGCGGGTGCGATCAAGGACGACCACACCCTCGCCTACAGCTGGCCCGACGAGAACACCGTCTCCTGGTCCCTGGTGAAGTCGGCCATGCTGCGCCAGCTCGACGGCTCGTACAGCCTCAAGCCGGTGGCGGGCGGGCGGCACACCGAGGCGACCTACATGCTCACCGTCGACGTCAAGATCCCCATGCTCGGGATGATCAAGCGCAAGGCGGAGAAGGTCATCATCGACCGCGCCCTCGCCGGGCTGAAGCAGCGCGTCGAGACCGTCGCCGCTTCCTGA
- a CDS encoding glycosyltransferase family 87 protein: MPGSDVGIDIEVIYRRWYGVFSTGVFPYDDVTWQYPPAAALAVLSPGLLPFLDYAHAFFLVCFAADAAILGMLLYAVRNGRRSARGVWVWVLGVPLLGPIVYARYDVMVTAVAVAGLLALGRRTRLAGALAGFGALLKVWPVLLLAGVPRGARTRSAWSSALVTGVVLLMLFAAAMPGALAFLTFQRDRGTEVESLGSMVFHLARHFGWHGRARLHYGSVEFLGRHVHAVSALALGLSLVAFGWLLLWRLRARRFEECTPSDAAFTAVLLFTTTSRVISPQYVVWLIGLAAVCATVRSTRQGLPIVLVLLAAPLTQLEFPIWFRHVIASDMLGVATLTLRNALLVVATVVACRRLWRATVSVPPSVAGEPEPPAERASELVSG, translated from the coding sequence ATGCCCGGCTCGGACGTCGGCATCGACATCGAGGTGATCTACCGGCGCTGGTACGGCGTCTTCTCGACCGGCGTCTTCCCGTACGACGACGTCACCTGGCAGTACCCGCCCGCCGCCGCCCTCGCCGTCCTCTCCCCGGGACTGCTGCCGTTCCTCGACTACGCGCACGCCTTCTTCCTGGTGTGCTTCGCGGCGGACGCCGCGATCCTCGGCATGCTGCTGTACGCCGTGCGGAACGGGCGGCGCAGCGCGCGCGGGGTGTGGGTGTGGGTGCTCGGCGTACCGCTGCTCGGACCGATCGTCTACGCCCGGTACGACGTGATGGTGACCGCCGTCGCCGTCGCCGGACTGCTCGCCCTCGGCCGCCGGACGCGGCTCGCGGGGGCGCTCGCCGGGTTCGGGGCGCTGCTGAAGGTATGGCCCGTGCTGCTGCTGGCCGGGGTGCCGCGGGGGGCTCGGACGCGGTCGGCCTGGAGCTCGGCGCTGGTCACCGGCGTCGTCCTGCTGATGCTGTTCGCCGCCGCGATGCCGGGGGCGCTCGCCTTCCTCACGTTCCAGCGGGACCGGGGGACCGAGGTGGAGTCACTGGGGTCGATGGTGTTCCACCTGGCCCGGCACTTCGGGTGGCACGGGCGGGCCCGGCTGCACTACGGGTCCGTCGAGTTCCTCGGACGGCATGTGCACGCGGTGAGCGCGCTGGCGCTCGGGCTGAGCCTGGTGGCTTTCGGATGGCTGCTGCTGTGGCGGCTGCGGGCCCGGAGGTTCGAGGAGTGCACACCGTCGGATGCGGCTTTCACCGCGGTGCTGCTCTTCACGACGACGAGTCGGGTGATCAGCCCGCAGTATGTGGTGTGGCTGATCGGGCTCGCGGCCGTCTGCGCGACCGTTCGGTCTACGCGGCAGGGGTTGCCGATCGTGCTGGTGTTGCTCGCCGCGCCGCTGACGCAGTTGGAGTTTCCCATCTGGTTCCGGCATGTGATCGCCAGCGACATGTTGGGGGTCGCGACGCTGACGTTGCGCAACGCTTTGCTGGTGGTGGCGACGGTGGTTGCCTGCCGGCGGCTTTGGCGGGCCACTGTCAGTGTGCCGCCTTCCGTGGCGGGGGAGCCGGAGCCTCCGGCTGAGCGGGCTTCCGAGCTCGTCTCGGGGTGA
- a CDS encoding helix-turn-helix domain-containing protein, producing the protein MLGRSPGEPLSPAREFGEEIKAAREARGWTQEQLADALHCGQPYVSKVERGEQLASAAFAAQCDRVFGTPGTYARMRQRAADAGSPTWFIPYLQLEREARVICDYSNAFIMGILQTPEYAEAVFRSAHPQDSPAEIKRRVEKRMRRREIFDKPHPPSLWVILHEAVLWSAVGGTDVMLVQLRHLLGASESPHIAVQVLPFTANTPSRGVAFNLLTRQDGTDVLYEETYQRGQVNDSAAVVAEARAAYERLRADALSPTQSQALIRHVLEAYAHDSHLDPCSGDMGEVQLQSGKRRSMRPIRPQSHTVLRYRPRPRQ; encoded by the coding sequence ATGCTCGGTCGTTCACCCGGCGAACCGCTCTCCCCCGCCCGCGAGTTCGGCGAGGAGATCAAGGCCGCCCGCGAAGCCCGCGGCTGGACCCAGGAGCAGCTCGCCGACGCCCTGCACTGCGGCCAGCCGTACGTCAGCAAGGTCGAACGCGGCGAACAGCTCGCGTCGGCGGCCTTCGCCGCACAGTGCGACCGGGTGTTCGGTACGCCGGGGACGTACGCGCGGATGCGACAGCGGGCGGCGGACGCGGGGTCTCCGACGTGGTTCATTCCGTATCTGCAACTGGAGCGTGAGGCGCGGGTGATCTGCGACTACTCCAACGCTTTCATCATGGGCATACTGCAGACTCCGGAGTACGCCGAGGCAGTCTTCCGCTCCGCCCACCCACAGGACTCCCCGGCCGAAATCAAGCGGCGCGTCGAGAAACGCATGCGGCGACGCGAGATCTTCGACAAACCGCATCCACCGTCGCTGTGGGTGATCCTGCACGAGGCCGTGCTGTGGTCCGCCGTGGGCGGCACCGACGTCATGCTGGTCCAACTGCGCCACCTGCTGGGGGCATCGGAGTCGCCCCACATCGCAGTCCAGGTGCTCCCCTTCACGGCGAACACGCCTTCGCGAGGAGTGGCGTTTAACCTGCTGACGCGGCAGGACGGAACTGATGTCCTGTACGAGGAGACCTACCAACGGGGGCAAGTGAACGACTCGGCAGCCGTGGTAGCGGAGGCGCGGGCGGCATACGAACGCCTTCGCGCAGACGCGCTGTCTCCTACCCAGTCCCAAGCCCTCATCAGACATGTCTTGGAGGCGTACGCGCATGACTCACACCTCGATCCTTGCTCAGGCGATATGGGAGAAGTCCAGCTACAGTCAGGGAAACGGCGGTCAATGCGTCCAATTCGCCCGCAATCTCATACCGTCCTCAGGTACCGTCCCCGTCCGAGACAGTAA
- a CDS encoding AMP-dependent synthetase/ligase: MREFSLPALYEVPADGNLTDLIRRNASLHPDVAVIGRKVGGRWQDVTAVEFLAEVRAAAKGLMASGVRPGDRVGLLSRTRYEWALLDFAIWSAGGVTVPVYETSSPEQIEWILGDSGAVACLVETDAHEAAVASVRESLPDLKHVWKIEGGDGDEAGAGAVETLRTAGKDLTDEEVDERSALADADTPATIVYTSGTTGRPKGCVLTHRSFFAECGNAVERLKPLFRTGDSSVLLFLPAAHVFGRLVEVAALMAPIRLGMVSDIKNLTDDLAGFRPTLILGVPRVFEKVYNGARAKAQADGKGKIFDKAADTAIAYSRALDTPAGPGFGLKLKHKVFDRLVYGKLRAVLGGRATHAISGGAPLGERLGHFYRGIGFTVLEGYGLTESCAATAFNPWDRPKIGTVGQPLPGSVIRIADDGEVLLHGEHLFTGYWNNEKATAEALEDGWFHTGDLGTLDEDGYLSITGRKKEILVTAGGKNVAPAVIEDRIRAHALIAECMVVGDGRPFVGALVTLDEDFLPRWLERHAKPAGLTAADLADDPELLADVQKAVDDGNAAVSKAESVRKFRILPGQFTEESGHVTPSLKLKRNVVAKDFAHEIEAIYHG, encoded by the coding sequence TTGCGCGAGTTCAGCCTTCCGGCCCTCTATGAGGTCCCAGCGGACGGAAACCTGACGGATCTCATCCGCCGGAACGCTTCGCTCCACCCAGATGTCGCGGTCATAGGGCGCAAGGTCGGAGGCCGGTGGCAGGACGTCACCGCGGTCGAGTTCCTCGCGGAGGTGCGCGCCGCCGCCAAGGGCCTGATGGCCTCGGGCGTCCGGCCCGGCGACCGCGTCGGCCTGCTCTCCCGCACCCGCTACGAGTGGGCGCTGCTGGACTTCGCCATCTGGAGCGCGGGCGGCGTCACCGTCCCCGTGTACGAGACGAGCTCGCCCGAGCAGATCGAGTGGATCCTCGGCGACTCCGGGGCCGTGGCCTGCCTGGTGGAGACGGACGCGCACGAGGCGGCCGTCGCCTCCGTCCGGGAGTCGCTGCCGGACCTGAAGCACGTCTGGAAGATCGAGGGCGGTGACGGCGACGAGGCCGGCGCCGGTGCCGTCGAGACCCTCCGCACGGCCGGCAAGGACCTGACCGACGAGGAGGTGGACGAGCGCAGCGCGCTGGCCGACGCCGACACCCCCGCGACCATCGTCTACACCTCCGGCACCACCGGCCGCCCCAAGGGCTGCGTCCTCACCCACCGCAGCTTCTTCGCGGAGTGCGGCAACGCGGTGGAGCGTCTCAAGCCCCTCTTCCGCACCGGCGACTCCTCCGTCCTCCTCTTCCTCCCCGCCGCGCACGTCTTCGGGCGGCTGGTCGAGGTGGCCGCGCTGATGGCCCCCATCCGGCTGGGCATGGTCAGCGACATCAAGAACCTGACCGACGACCTGGCGGGCTTCCGCCCGACCCTCATCCTGGGCGTGCCCCGGGTCTTCGAAAAGGTCTACAACGGCGCCCGCGCCAAGGCCCAGGCGGACGGCAAGGGCAAGATCTTCGACAAGGCGGCGGACACCGCCATCGCCTACAGCCGCGCCCTGGACACCCCGGCAGGACCGGGCTTCGGCCTCAAGCTCAAGCACAAGGTCTTCGACCGCCTCGTCTACGGCAAGCTCCGCGCGGTCCTCGGCGGCCGCGCCACCCACGCCATCTCCGGCGGCGCCCCGCTGGGCGAACGCCTCGGCCACTTCTACCGCGGCATCGGCTTCACCGTCCTGGAGGGCTACGGCCTGACGGAGTCCTGTGCCGCCACCGCCTTCAACCCCTGGGACCGCCCGAAGATCGGCACGGTCGGCCAGCCGCTCCCCGGCTCGGTCATCCGCATCGCCGACGACGGCGAGGTCCTGCTGCACGGCGAGCACCTCTTCACCGGCTACTGGAACAACGAGAAGGCCACCGCCGAGGCCCTGGAGGACGGCTGGTTCCACACCGGCGACCTCGGCACCCTCGACGAGGACGGCTACCTCAGCATCACCGGCCGCAAGAAGGAGATCCTCGTCACCGCCGGCGGCAAGAACGTCGCCCCCGCCGTCATCGAGGACCGCATCCGCGCCCACGCCCTCATCGCCGAATGCATGGTCGTCGGCGACGGCCGCCCGTTCGTCGGCGCCCTCGTCACCCTCGACGAGGACTTCCTCCCCCGCTGGCTCGAACGCCACGCCAAGCCCGCCGGCCTCACGGCCGCCGACCTCGCCGACGACCCCGAGCTCCTCGCCGACGTCCAGAAGGCCGTCGACGACGGCAACGCGGCGGTGTCGAAGGCGGAGTCGGTGCGCAAGTTCCGCATCCTGCCGGGGCAGTTCACGGAGGAGTCGGGGCATGTGACGCCGTCGCTGAAGCTTAAGCGGAATGTGGTGGCGAAGGATTTCGCGCACGAGATCGAGGCCATTTATCACGGGTAG
- a CDS encoding peptidoglycan-binding domain-containing protein, protein MRPNVLTRTLVGITAVAGLVAGGLATAGTASAASQPATSSQSVSILAVNNLGLNTTQAKNWQCWLRSNGYDPGTIDGQLGANSWKAAQRMFNAQGYGAGTVDGAVGPNTIRALQKYLNAYGYSLAVDGEAGPKTIAAFRDFNSSGC, encoded by the coding sequence ATGCGACCGAACGTTCTGACGAGGACCCTCGTCGGCATCACCGCCGTCGCAGGACTCGTGGCCGGCGGCCTCGCGACTGCGGGCACCGCCTCCGCGGCGTCCCAGCCGGCGACGAGTTCCCAGAGCGTCTCCATCCTCGCGGTGAACAACCTCGGGCTGAACACGACCCAGGCCAAGAACTGGCAGTGCTGGCTGCGCTCCAACGGATACGATCCCGGCACGATCGACGGGCAGCTGGGCGCCAACAGCTGGAAGGCCGCCCAGCGGATGTTCAACGCCCAGGGCTACGGCGCCGGAACCGTCGACGGTGCCGTCGGGCCCAACACGATCAGAGCGCTGCAGAAGTACCTGAACGCGTACGGCTACAGCCTCGCCGTTGACGGAGAAGCCGGGCCCAAGACGATCGCCGCGTTCCGGGACTTCAACTCCAGCGGCTGCTGA
- a CDS encoding endonuclease/exonuclease/phosphatase family protein, whose amino-acid sequence MLADLPESSTEADASVVRVLSYNIRSMRDDVGALARVIRACAPDVVCVQEAPRFFRWRKAAARLARASGLVYVTGGATASGPMILSTLRPHVEHAEDVLLPRTPGLHQRGLATAVLRFGRARLGVVSCHLSIRDEERYAQGRLLLERVAALGVPHAVVAGDLNDRPDGRTFGLLAGELQDGWAVKPWGREHTTRLGDPLQRIDAVFATGGVEVLGCGVPMGLPGVSEADLRAATDHLPVLAALRVPAEPA is encoded by the coding sequence ATGCTCGCGGACCTGCCGGAATCCTCGACCGAAGCGGACGCCTCCGTGGTCCGCGTGCTCAGCTACAACATCCGCTCCATGCGGGACGACGTGGGGGCGCTGGCCCGGGTGATCCGGGCCTGCGCCCCCGACGTCGTCTGTGTGCAGGAGGCGCCCCGGTTCTTCCGATGGCGCAAGGCGGCGGCGCGGCTCGCCCGGGCGTCCGGTCTGGTGTACGTGACCGGTGGGGCCACCGCCTCCGGGCCGATGATCCTCTCCACCCTCCGGCCGCATGTCGAGCACGCCGAGGACGTGCTGCTGCCGCGAACCCCCGGGCTGCACCAGCGCGGGCTCGCGACCGCCGTCCTGCGGTTCGGGCGGGCCCGGCTCGGCGTCGTTAGCTGCCATCTGAGCATCCGGGACGAGGAGCGGTACGCGCAGGGGCGGTTGCTCCTGGAGCGGGTGGCTGCTCTGGGCGTGCCGCACGCCGTCGTCGCCGGAGACCTGAACGACCGGCCCGACGGACGGACGTTCGGGCTGCTGGCGGGGGAGTTGCAGGACGGGTGGGCCGTGAAGCCGTGGGGGCGGGAGCACACGACGCGGCTGGGGGATCCGTTGCAGCGGATCGACGCGGTGTTCGCCACGGGCGGGGTGGAGGTGCTCGGGTGCGGGGTGCCCATGGGGTTGCCCGGGGTGAGTGAGGCTGATCTGCGGGCGGCGACGGATCATCTGCCGGTGCTCGCGGCACTGCGGGTGCCGGCGGAGCCGGCGTAG
- a CDS encoding metallophosphoesterase family protein, protein MRGSGSTRVHVVSDVHGNARDLARAGDGADALICLGDLVLFIDYADHARGIFSDLFGAANTARLVELRTARRFDEARAFTRDLWDGVDRVPAIERAVRKQYAELFAAFPTPTYATYGNVDLPPLWPEFARPGTTVLDGERVEIGGRVFGFVGGGLRTPMRTPYEIDDEAYAAKVEALGEVDVLCSHIPPDLPELCYDTVARRFERGSSALLEAIRATRPRYALFGHVHQPLARRMRVGVTECVNVGHFASTGTPWAMEW, encoded by the coding sequence ATGCGAGGCAGCGGGAGCACCAGGGTTCATGTGGTCAGCGATGTGCACGGGAACGCCCGGGACCTGGCCCGGGCGGGCGACGGCGCCGATGCCCTGATCTGCCTCGGCGACCTCGTCCTCTTCATCGACTACGCCGACCACGCGCGCGGCATCTTCTCCGACCTCTTCGGCGCGGCGAACACCGCCCGCCTGGTCGAGCTGCGCACCGCCCGCCGCTTCGACGAGGCCCGCGCCTTCACCCGTGACCTCTGGGACGGCGTCGACCGCGTCCCCGCCATCGAGCGGGCGGTGCGCAAGCAGTACGCCGAACTCTTCGCCGCCTTCCCCACCCCCACCTACGCCACCTACGGCAACGTCGACCTCCCGCCGCTCTGGCCGGAATTCGCCCGCCCCGGCACCACCGTCCTCGACGGCGAACGCGTCGAGATCGGAGGGCGCGTCTTCGGCTTTGTCGGAGGTGGCCTGCGGACGCCCATGCGCACCCCTTACGAGATCGACGACGAGGCGTACGCGGCCAAGGTCGAAGCGCTCGGCGAAGTCGACGTCCTCTGCTCCCACATCCCGCCTGACCTGCCCGAACTCTGCTATGACACGGTCGCCCGGCGCTTCGAGCGCGGCAGCTCCGCCCTGCTGGAGGCGATCCGCGCCACCCGCCCCCGGTACGCGCTCTTCGGCCACGTCCACCAGCCGCTCGCCCGCCGGATGCGCGTCGGCGTGACCGAATGCGTCAACGTCGGGCACTTCGCCTCCACCGGTACACCGTGGGCCATGGAGTGGTGA
- a CDS encoding glycosyltransferase family 4 protein → MHKTLIVTNDFPPRPGGIQAFLHNMALRLDPADIVVYASTWKRSREGVEATARFDAEQPFRVVRDRTTMLLPTPRVTRRAAGLLREHGCSSVWFGAAAPLGLMAPALRAAGARRIVATSHGHEAGWAQLPAARQLLRRIGEGTDTITYLGEYTRSRIASALTREAASRMVQLPPGVDEKTFHPGSGGDAVRARLGLTDRPVVVCVSRLVPRKGQDTLIRALPAVLARVPDTVLLIVGGGPYAGDLRKLAEETGVAASVRFTGPVEWDELPAHYGAGDVFAMPCRTRRGGLDVEGLGIVYLEASATGLPVVAGDSGGAPDAVLEGETGFVVRGESAAETADRVTTLLLDPELRARMGARGRAWVEERWRWDLLAERLKGLL, encoded by the coding sequence ATGCACAAGACCCTGATCGTCACCAACGACTTCCCGCCCCGCCCCGGCGGCATCCAGGCGTTCCTGCACAACATGGCGCTGCGGCTGGACCCGGCGGACATCGTCGTCTACGCGTCGACGTGGAAGCGGAGCCGCGAGGGGGTCGAGGCCACCGCCCGGTTCGACGCCGAGCAGCCGTTCCGCGTCGTCCGCGACCGGACGACGATGCTGCTGCCCACGCCCCGGGTGACCCGCCGCGCGGCCGGGCTGCTGCGGGAACACGGCTGCTCCTCGGTCTGGTTCGGCGCGGCGGCCCCGCTGGGCCTGATGGCCCCGGCGCTGCGGGCGGCGGGCGCGCGGCGGATCGTCGCCACCAGCCACGGCCACGAGGCGGGCTGGGCGCAGCTGCCCGCCGCCCGGCAGTTGCTGCGGCGCATCGGCGAGGGCACCGACACGATCACCTATCTGGGTGAGTACACGCGCTCGCGCATCGCCTCCGCCCTCACCCGCGAGGCGGCGTCCCGGATGGTCCAACTCCCGCCCGGCGTGGACGAGAAGACGTTCCACCCCGGTTCGGGCGGCGACGCGGTCCGGGCCCGGCTCGGCCTCACCGACCGCCCGGTGGTCGTCTGCGTCTCGCGGCTGGTCCCGCGCAAGGGCCAGGACACCCTGATCCGCGCCCTGCCCGCCGTCCTCGCCCGCGTTCCGGACACCGTCCTGCTCATCGTCGGCGGCGGTCCGTACGCCGGCGATCTGCGCAAGCTCGCCGAGGAGACGGGCGTCGCCGCGTCCGTCCGCTTCACCGGCCCGGTCGAGTGGGACGAACTCCCCGCCCACTACGGCGCCGGCGACGTCTTCGCCATGCCCTGCCGCACCCGGCGCGGCGGCCTGGACGTCGAGGGGCTCGGCATCGTCTACCTGGAGGCGTCCGCGACGGGCCTGCCGGTCGTCGCCGGCGACTCGGGCGGCGCCCCGGACGCGGTGCTGGAGGGTGAGACGGGGTTCGTGGTGCGCGGCGAGTCGGCCGCCGAGACGGCGGACCGGGTCACGACGCTCCTCCTCGACCCGGAGCTGCGCGCCCGCATGGGGGCGCGGGGCCGCGCCTGGGTGGAGGAGCGCTGGCGCTGGGACCTGCTGGCGGAGCGGCTGAAGGGGCTGCTGTAG
- a CDS encoding ROK family glucokinase has translation MGLTIGVDIGGTKIAAGVVDEEGSILATCKVPTPDTPEGVIDAIADAVRTVSADHEIEAVGIGAAGYVDDKRATVLFAPNINWRHEALKDKVEQRVGLPVVVENDANAAAWGEYRFGAGQGHDDVICITLGTGLGGGIIIGNKLRRGRFGVAAEFGHIRVVPDGLLCGCGSQGCWEQYASGRALVRYARQRAHATPENATVLLGLGDGTPEGIEGKHISLAARQGDPVAVDSFRELARWVGAGLADLASLFDPSAFIVGGGLSDEGDLVLDPIRKSFRRWLVGGKWRPHAQVLAAQLGGKAGLVGAADLARQG, from the coding sequence ATGGGACTCACCATCGGCGTCGACATCGGCGGCACGAAGATCGCGGCCGGAGTGGTGGACGAAGAGGGTTCGATCCTCGCGACATGCAAGGTGCCGACCCCGGACACCCCCGAAGGGGTCATCGACGCCATCGCCGACGCGGTGCGCACCGTCAGTGCCGACCACGAGATCGAGGCCGTCGGCATCGGCGCCGCCGGCTACGTGGACGACAAGCGGGCCACCGTCCTCTTCGCCCCCAACATCAACTGGCGGCACGAGGCGCTCAAGGACAAGGTCGAGCAGCGCGTCGGCCTCCCCGTCGTCGTCGAGAACGACGCCAACGCCGCCGCCTGGGGCGAGTACCGCTTCGGCGCCGGCCAGGGCCACGACGACGTCATCTGCATCACCCTGGGCACCGGCCTGGGCGGCGGCATCATCATCGGCAACAAGCTGCGCCGGGGCCGCTTCGGCGTCGCCGCCGAGTTCGGCCACATCCGCGTCGTCCCCGACGGCCTGCTGTGCGGCTGCGGCAGCCAGGGCTGCTGGGAGCAGTACGCGTCCGGCCGCGCCCTGGTCCGCTACGCCCGCCAGCGCGCCCACGCCACCCCCGAGAACGCCACGGTCCTGCTGGGCCTCGGCGACGGCACCCCCGAGGGCATCGAGGGCAAGCACATCAGCCTGGCCGCCCGGCAGGGCGACCCGGTGGCCGTCGACTCCTTCCGCGAGCTGGCCCGCTGGGTCGGCGCCGGCCTCGCCGACCTGGCGTCGCTGTTCGACCCGTCGGCGTTCATCGTCGGCGGCGGCCTCTCGGACGAGGGCGACCTGGTCCTCGACCCCATCCGCAAGTCCTTCCGCCGCTGGCTCGTCGGCGGCAAGTGGCGCCCGCACGCGCAGGTGCTCGCCGCGCAGCTGGGCGGCAAGGCGGGGCTGGTGGGGGCCGCGGACCTGGCCCGCCAGGGCTGA
- a CDS encoding ArsA family ATPase, producing the protein MRTVLVTGPGGAGRTTVAAATALAAARAGRRVLLLTTDPGPAPGAVLGTPLPDGGGDARRPFTPPVEAAPGLWAARIATGEHFTALAGELQERGSALFDLLGAAPLDPEEFTELPGAEPLALLAALRAAHADGVGWELLVVDMPPGHDTVRLLALPGQLRRYLRRLLPPERQAARALRPVLAQLAGVPMPAQRLYELAGHWDAELAAVQDVLDAEGADGTGGTTVHLVAEPGPLTADALRTVRAGLALHGCRLGALVANRLLPDGGDPWLAGRGEAQRAALKGLYEEYGAGGVPVVELPHLGRDPLGVDGSGGLEALAAAVGPVPPPPPAPAPTVEDRLADDNLLVWRLPLPGAERDRIGLVRRGDELLVAVGPFRRALPLPSALRRCTVSGAGLRDGALCVRFTPDPELWPRTGA; encoded by the coding sequence TTGCGTACGGTCCTCGTCACCGGTCCCGGAGGCGCGGGCCGCACCACCGTCGCCGCGGCCACCGCGCTGGCCGCGGCCCGCGCCGGACGGCGCGTCCTGCTGCTGACCACCGACCCCGGGCCGGCGCCCGGCGCCGTCCTCGGCACCCCCCTGCCCGACGGCGGCGGCGACGCCCGCCGGCCCTTCACCCCGCCCGTCGAGGCCGCCCCCGGGCTGTGGGCCGCCCGGATCGCCACCGGCGAGCACTTCACCGCCCTCGCCGGCGAACTCCAGGAACGCGGCTCCGCCCTCTTCGACCTGCTGGGCGCCGCGCCCCTCGACCCCGAGGAGTTCACCGAACTCCCCGGCGCCGAACCGCTCGCCCTGCTCGCCGCCCTGCGCGCCGCGCACGCCGACGGGGTCGGCTGGGAGCTGCTCGTCGTCGACATGCCCCCCGGGCACGACACCGTCCGCCTGCTCGCCCTGCCCGGGCAGCTCCGCCGCTACCTCCGCCGGCTGCTGCCGCCCGAACGGCAGGCCGCCCGCGCCCTGCGCCCGGTGCTCGCCCAGCTCGCCGGGGTGCCGATGCCCGCCCAGCGGCTCTACGAGCTCGCCGGGCACTGGGACGCGGAACTGGCCGCCGTCCAGGACGTCCTCGACGCGGAGGGCGCCGACGGCACCGGGGGCACGACCGTCCACCTGGTCGCCGAACCCGGTCCGCTCACCGCCGACGCCCTGCGGACCGTCCGCGCCGGCCTGGCCCTGCACGGCTGCCGGCTCGGCGCCCTCGTCGCCAACCGGCTGCTGCCGGACGGCGGCGATCCGTGGCTGGCGGGGCGCGGGGAGGCGCAGCGGGCCGCGCTGAAGGGGCTGTACGAGGAGTACGGCGCCGGGGGCGTGCCCGTCGTCGAACTGCCGCACCTCGGGCGGGACCCGCTGGGCGTCGACGGCTCCGGCGGGCTTGAGGCGCTGGCCGCGGCCGTCGGGCCCGTCCCCCCTCCGCCGCCGGCGCCGGCCCCCACCGTCGAGGACCGGCTGGCCGACGACAACCTGCTCGTCTGGCGGCTGCCGCTGCCCGGCGCCGAACGCGACCGGATAGGCCTGGTCCGGCGGGGCGACGAACTCCTCGTCGCCGTCGGCCCGTTCCGCCGCGCGCTGCCCCTGCCGTCCGCCCTCCGCCGGTGCACGGTCTCCGGCGCGGGGCTGCGCGACGGGGCGCTCTGCGTCCGCTTCACGCCGGATCCGGAGCTCTGGCCGCGGACGGGGGCGTAA
- a CDS encoding DUF397 domain-containing protein produces MVCVRHEHQGTLSRGLTMSTTPDLTSATWKKSTYSEGNSGQCLEGAPAYAPSGTIPIRDSGHPTTPTLLFPTPPGPRSSRPFRNNGTPASAAAPVPW; encoded by the coding sequence ATGGTCTGCGTTCGTCACGAGCATCAAGGCACGCTGAGCAGGGGGCTCACAATGAGCACCACTCCCGACCTCACCAGTGCAACGTGGAAAAAATCGACCTACAGCGAGGGCAACAGCGGCCAATGCCTCGAAGGGGCCCCCGCCTACGCCCCCTCCGGAACCATCCCCATCCGCGACAGCGGACATCCCACCACCCCGACGCTCCTCTTCCCGACCCCGCCTGGTCCGCGTTCATCGCGACCATTCAGGAATAACGGGACTCCGGCCAGCGCAGCAGCACCAGTTCCGTGGTAG
- a CDS encoding DUF5304 family protein — translation MNDATERPASPTGPDPDAWEAACAEDLAEERARRRERSGADQAPGSAAEELRRLVEAVADKVASFQLPLAGAAAQGAVQQVVERAKAVVEPVIERNPDVFDHLASAGSELMAAYRAAVKGQEQRWTRSAAEDRPAGGGPAGDRDGKGDGGKGEGGEAAGGTERIDLD, via the coding sequence GTGAACGATGCCACCGAGCGCCCCGCCTCCCCGACGGGACCCGACCCCGACGCCTGGGAGGCGGCCTGCGCCGAGGACCTCGCCGAGGAGCGTGCCCGCAGGCGGGAGCGGTCCGGGGCGGACCAGGCGCCCGGCTCCGCCGCCGAGGAGCTGCGCAGGCTCGTCGAGGCGGTCGCCGACAAGGTCGCGTCCTTCCAGCTGCCGCTCGCCGGCGCCGCCGCCCAGGGGGCCGTGCAGCAGGTCGTCGAGCGGGCCAAGGCCGTCGTCGAGCCCGTCATCGAACGCAACCCGGACGTCTTCGACCACCTCGCGTCGGCCGGTTCCGAGCTGATGGCCGCCTACCGGGCCGCCGTCAAGGGCCAGGAGCAGCGGTGGACGCGGAGCGCCGCCGAGGACCGCCCGGCGGGCGGCGGCCCGGCCGGGGACCGCGACGGCAAGGGCGACGGCGGCAAGGGCGAAGGCGGCGAGGCCGCGGGCGGCACCGAGCGCATCGACCTCGACTGA